The following proteins are co-located in the Leptodactylus fuscus isolate aLepFus1 chromosome 8, aLepFus1.hap2, whole genome shotgun sequence genome:
- the RPUSD4 gene encoding LOW QUALITY PROTEIN: pseudouridylate synthase RPUSD4, mitochondrial (The sequence of the model RefSeq protein was modified relative to this genomic sequence to represent the inferred CDS: inserted 1 base in 1 codon), with translation MAAAGAVRGARALAERIRAETRILPYHIFHVSSGCAPSLPYYGELRGRVVRQDLELVLINKPAGLATHGGPSMVHSVSSLLPALAQKLFGRGAEPLHICHRXDKDTTGALILARNAEAAERVQRLMREHRVHRVYWAVCVGVPAPPEGIVDIPIIEKETAGPQRHYKMSLCPRVRVFTDGSLHRCRVSGSAHEAVTQYRTLGRSSGASLLELQPLTGVKHQLRAHLAFALNCPILGDHKYSHWGRLAPQKLLPPLLRALALTPPQTRSLLLHLHAAQITLPPTIGEEPIVLHCPPPKHFLKTLRKLQLQPPTLQEYLGDTT, from the exons ATGGCGGCGGCCGGTGCTGTGCGGGGGGCTCGGGCGCTGGCGGAGCGGATCAGGGCGGAGACACGT ATCTTGCCATATCACATCTTCCATGTTTCTTCAGGCTGCGCCCCCTCATTGCCGTATTATGGGGAGCTAAGAGGTCGGGTTGTTCGTCAGGACCTGGAGCTTGTGCTGATAAATAAACCTGCCGGACTCGCTACTCATG GTGGCCCCTCCATGGTCCATAGTGTCAGCTCGCTGCTCCCAGCCCTGGCACAGAAGTTGTTTGGAAGAGGGGCGGAGCCTCTGCACATCTGCCATC TGGACAAGGACACAACAGGAGCCCTAATACTGGCCCGGAACGCAGAGGCTGCAGAACGTGTACAGAGGCTAATGAGGGAACACAGGGTGCACAGAGTGTACTG GGCGGTCTGTGTGGGTGTCCCGGCGCCCCCGGAGGGGATTGTGGATATTCCCATCATAGAGAAGGAGACGGCCGGCCCGCAGAGACATTATAAG ATGTCTCTGTGCCCCAGGGTGCGGGTCTTTACGGACGGTTCGCTGCATCGGTGTCGTGTCAGTGGTTCTGCGCATGAGGCGGTGACACAATACAGAACACTGGGGAGGTCGTCTGGAGCGTCACTgctggagctgcagcccctgacAG GAGTCAAGCACCAGTTACGGGCTCATCTCGCCTTTGCGCTGAACTGCCCGATCTTGGGGGACCACAAGTATTCGCACTGGGGCCGGCTGGCTCCGCAG AAGCTGCTGCCGCCCCTGCTCCGCGCCCTCGCTCTGACGCCCCCACAGACACGCTCTCTCTTACTTCACCTCCATGCTGCACAGATCACACTGCCCCCCACAATTGGGGAGGAACCCATTGTCCTGCACTGCCCTCCCCCTAAACACTTCTTGAAAACTCTCCGTAAACTGCAGCTTCAGCCCCCCACTCTGCAGGAGTATTTGGGGGATACCACGTAG